ATGACCGGCACCCCCAGCTCAGCAAAAAGACGGGCAACGGTCGATTTTCCACTGCCAATCCCTCCGGTTAGCCCGATAATTTTCATCCCGTCTGCACGCATTATGCGGGTACACCATTAAATATCAGCTGCTGCAATGAGCTGCCAAGCAACAAAGTCAGCCAGCCTGCAATCCCTAAATAAGGGCCAAAAGGCATGGGTTTGCCCATGCCTCGTTTGGCCAGAATAGCCAGAGCAATGCCGATTACTGCGCCGCTGATGGATGATAGCAAAATAATACTTGGCAAAGCCTGCCATCCAAACCAGGCACCTAATGCGGCTAGCAGCTTAAAGTCGCCATAGCCCATACCTTCTTTTTTTGTGATTAGCTTAAACAGCCAATACACACTCCAGAGTGCCAAGTAGCCGGCAACTGCGCCGATCACTGCCTGATCTAATGGCACAAAGACATTATTTAAATTGAAAAGCAATCCCAGCCAGAGCAGAGGCAGGGTAATGCTGTCAGGTAGTAGATAGGTGTCTGCGTCAATAAAGACCAGTGAAATCAGCGACCATGTCAGCATAATGGCTGCAATCGCT
This portion of the Iodobacter fluviatilis genome encodes:
- a CDS encoding prepilin peptidase, whose translation is MIELFLDSPAVFGGFLFVLGLLVGSFLNVVIHRIPKIMEQEFRQQCQLIDAPVDAPMPKVPTYNLIIPRSACPGCGHAISALENIPVISYLVLRGRCKACKTSISPRYPLIELLCATLTTIVGLHFGVTIAAIAAIMLTWSLISLVFIDADTYLLPDSITLPLLWLGLLFNLNNVFVPLDQAVIGAVAGYLALWSVYWLFKLITKKEGMGYGDFKLLAALGAWFGWQALPSIILLSSISGAVIGIALAILAKRGMGKPMPFGPYLGIAGWLTLLLGSSLQQLIFNGVPA